The Equus quagga isolate Etosha38 chromosome 2, UCLA_HA_Equagga_1.0, whole genome shotgun sequence genome has a window encoding:
- the RNF31 gene encoding E3 ubiquitin-protein ligase RNF31 isoform X2 has protein sequence MPAEEERAFLAAREELASALRRDSGQAFSSEQLRPLLVTSLPPATRYLQLDAARLVRCNAHGEPRNYLNTLSTALNILEKYGRNLLSPQRPRYWRGVKFNNPVFRSTVDAVQGGRDVLRLYGYTEEQPDGLSFPERQKEPDEHQVATVTLDVLLLRTELSLLLQNTHPRQQALEQLLKDKVEDDILQLSEFAPLQREIAPGPLTTPSALGPTPGPCFLCGSAPGTLHCSSCKQTLCPACDLLFHGHPFRAHHLRQTLSGAPQTTRLTPSLPAPAPPRPQSASLLAFGNSSLSPPDPASARLPWHCAACAMLNESWVVLCVACNRPRGCKGLGLGIEGPQGAGALEPELARGRWACQSCTFENEAAAVLCAMCERPRLAQPPSLVVDSREPGVCRQPHQEGEAAGACPEEVFSALQYSGTEVPLQWLRSELPYVLEMVAELAGQQDPGLGAFSCQEARKAWLDRHGNLDEAVQECVRARRRKVQELRSLGFGPEEGSLQALFQHGGDVTRALTELQRQRLEPFHQRLWDSGPETTPSWDGPDKQSLVRRLLAVYALPSWGRAELALSLLQETPRNYELGDVVEAVRHSQDRAFLRRLLAQECAVCGWALPRNRMQALTSCECTICPDCFRQHFTIALKEKHITDMVCPACGRPDLTDDTQLLSYFSTLDIQLRESLEPDAYALFHKKLTEGVLMRDPKFLWCAQCSFGFIYEREQLEATCPQCHQTFCVRCKRQWEEQHRGRSCEDFQNWKRNNDPEYQAQGLAMYLQENGIDCPKCKFSYALARGGCMHFHCTQCRHEFCSGCYNAFYAKNKCPDPNCRVKKSLHGHHPRDCLFYLRDWTALRLQKLLQDNNVMFNTEPPAGARAVPGGGCRVMEQKEVPNGLRDEACGKETPAGYAGLCQAHYKEYLVSLINAHSLDPATLYEVEELETAAERYLHMRPQPLAGEDTPAYHTRLLQKLMEDVPLGQSIPRRRK, from the exons ATGCCGGCGGAGGAGGAGCGGGCCTTCCTGGCGGCCCGCGAGGAGCTGGCGAGCGCCCTGAGGAGGGATTCCGGGCAGGCGTTTTCCTCGGAGCAGCTCCGGCCGCTGCTGGTCACCTCTCTGCCGCCAGCAACCCGCTACTTGCAGCTGGACGCCGCACGCCTGGTCCGCTGCAACGCTCACGGAGAG CCCCGAAACTACCTCAACACCCTGTCCACGGCCCTAAACATCCTGGAGAAATACGGCCGCAACCTCCTCAGCCCTCAGCGACCCCGGTACTGGCGCGGGGTCAAGTTTAATAACCCCGTCTTTCGCAGTACGGTGGATGCTGTGCAG GGGGGCCGGGATGTTCTGCGATTGTATGGCTACACAGAGGAGCAGCCAGATGGGCTGAGCTTCCCTGAGAGACAGAAGGAGCCAGATGAGCACCAAGTTGCTACAGTCACACTGGACGTGCTGCTGCTTCGGACAGAGCTCAGCCTACTGTTACAG AATACTCACCCAAGACAGCAAGCACTGGAGCAGCTGCTGAAAGACAAGGTTGAAGATGAT ATACTGCAGCTCTCAGAGTTTGCCCCCCTACAGAGAGAGATTGCTCCTGGCCCCCTCACCACACCCTCTGCCCTAG GCCCCACTCCCGGTCCCTGTTTCCTCTGTGGTTCTGCCCCAGGCACACTGCACTGCTCATCCTGTAAACAGACCTTGTGCCCAGCTTGTGATCTCCTGTTCCACGGGCACCCATTCCGTGCCCATCACCTCCGCCAGACCCTATCTGGGGCCCCCCAGACCACCCGCCTGACCCCCAG CTTACCTGCCCCGGCTCCACCACGGCCTCAGTCAGCCTCCCTGCTGGCCTTCGGAAACAGCTCCCTTTCTCCCCCTGATCCCGCAAGTGCCCGTCTGCCCTGGCACTGTGCTGCCTGTGCCATGTTAAATGAATCTTGGGTAGTGCTCTGTGTGGCCTGCAATCGGCCCCGAGGCTGTAAGGGGCTAGGGCTAGGGATCGAGGGTCCCCAAGGAGCTGGGGCCCTAGAACCTGAGCTTGCACGGGGTCGCTGGGCCTGCCAGAGCTGCACCTTTGAGAATGAGGCGGCGGCTGTGCTATGTGCCATGTGTGAGCGACCTCGGCTGGCTCAGCCTCCTAGCTTGGTGGTGGATTCTCGGGAGCCTGGCGTTTGCAGGCAGCCCCATCAG gaaggggaagcTGCAGGCGCCTGTCCAGAGGAGGTCTTCTCGGCTCTGCAGTACTCAGGCACCGAGGTGCCTCTGCAGTGGTTGCGCTCAGAGCTGCCCTACGTGCTGGAGATGGTGGCTGAGCTGGCTGGACAGCAGGACCCGGGACTGGGTGCCTTTTCCTGTCAGGAGGCCCGGAAAGCCTGGCTGGATCGTCACGGCAATCTTGATGAAGCTGTGCAGGAGTGTGTGCGGGCCCGGCGAAGGAAG GTGCAGGAGCTCCGGTCCCTGGGTTTTGGGCCTGAGGAGGGGTCTCTCCAAGCGTTGTTCCAGCACGGGGGTGACGTGACACGGGCCCTGACTGAGCTGCAGCGCCAGCGCCTAGAGCCCTTCCATCAGCGCCTCTGGGACAGTGGCCCTGAGACCACCCCTTCCTGGGACGGGCCAGATAAGCAG AGCCTGGTCAGACGGCTTTTGGCGGTCTACGCACTCCCCAGCTGGGGCCGGGCAGAGCTGGCGCTGTCGCTGCTGCAGGAGACACCCAGGAACTATGAGTTGGGGGATGTGGTGGAAGCTGTCAGGCACAGCCAGGACCGGGCCTTCCTCCGCCGCTTGCTTGCCCAAGAATGTGCCGTGTGTGGCTGGGCCCTGCCCCGCAACCGG ATGCAGGCCCTGACCTCCTGTGAGTGCACCATCTGTCCCGACTGCTTCCGTCAGCACTTCACCATCGCCTTGAAAGAGAAGCACATCACAGACATGGTGTGCCCTGCCTGTGGCCGCCCCGACCTCACCGATGACACGCAGTTGCTCAGCTACTTCTCCACCCTTGACATCCAG CTTCGAGAGAGCCTAGAGCCAGATGCCTATGCGCTGTTCCACAAGAAGCTGACTGAGGGTGTGCTCATGCGGGACCCCAAGTTCCTGTGGTGTGCCCAG TGCTCCTTTGGCTTCATATACGAGCGTGAGCAGCTGGAGGCAACTTGTCCCCAGTGTCACCAGACCTTCTGTGTGCGCTGTAAGCGCCAG TGGGAGGAGCAGCACCGAGGCCGGAGCTGCGAGGATTTCCAGAACTGGAAACGCAACAATGACCCAGAATACCAGGCCCAGGGCTTGGCAATGTATCTTCAGGAAAATGGCATTG ATTGCCCCAAGTGCAAGTTCTCGTACGCACTGGCCCGAGGAGGCTGCATGCACTTTCACTGCACCCAGTGCCGCCACGAGTTCTGCAGTGGCTGCTACAATGCCTTTTACGCCAAGAAT AAATGTCCAGACCCTAACTGCCGGGTGAAAAAGTCCCTGCACGGCCACCACCCCCGAGACTGCCTCTTCTACCTGCGGGACTGGACTGCTCTCCGGCTCCAGAAGCTGCTACAG GACAATAACGTCATGTTCAACACAGAGCCCCCAGCGGGCGCCCGGGCGGTCCCTGGAG GTGGCTGCCGAGTGATGGAGCAGAAGGAGGTTCCCAATGGGCTCCGGGACGAAGCTTGTGGCAAGGAGACGCCCGCTGGCTATGCCGGCCTCTGCCA GGCACACTACAAAGAGTATCTTGTGAGCCTCATCAATGCCCACTCGCTGGACCCAGCCACCCTGTATgaggtggaggagctggagaCGGCTGCCGAGCGCTACCTGCACATGCGCCCCCAGCCGCTGGCTGGGGAGGACACCCCCGCCTACCACACCCGCTTGTTACAG aAGCTGATGGAAGACGTGC
- the EMC9 gene encoding ER membrane protein complex subunit 9, with amino-acid sequence MGEVEISARAYVKMCLHAARYPHAAVNGLLLAPAQRSEECLCLTDCVPLFHSHLALSVMLEVALNQVDVWGAQAGLVVAGYYHANAALDDQSPGPLALKIAGRIAEFFPDAVLIMLDNQKLVPQPHVPPVIVLENHGLRWVPKDKNLVMWRDWEESRHMVGALLERRAYQHLVDFDCHLDDIRQDWTNQQLNTQIAQWVGPTNGNT; translated from the exons ATGGGGGAGGTGGAGATCTCGGCCCGGGCCTACGTGAAGATGTGTCTGCATGCCGCCCGGTATCCGCACGCCGCGGTCAACGGGCTGTTGCTGGCGCCGGCGCAGCGGTCGGAAGAATGCCTGTGCCTCACCGACTGTGTGCCCCTGTTCCATAGCCACCTGGCCCTGTCCGTCATGCTGGAGGTCGCCCTCAACCAG GTGGATGTGTGGGGCGCGCAGGCCGGGCTGGTAGTGGCTGGGTACTACCATGCCAATGCAGCTCTGGACGACCAGAG CCCTGGGCCCCTGGCCTTGAAAATCGCTGGGCGGATTGCAGAATTCTTCCCTGATGCAGTACTTATTATG TTGGATAATCAGAAACTGGTGCCTCAGCCTCATGTTCCCCCAGTCATCGTCCTGGAGAACCATGGGCTCCGCTGGGTCCCCAAGGACAAGAACTT AGTGATGTGGAGGGACTGGGAAGAGTCACGGCACATGGTGGGAGCACTACTGGAGCGCCGGGCCTACCAGCATCTTGTGGACTTTGACTGCCACCTCGACGACATCCGACAGGACTGGACCAACCAGCAGCTCAACACTCAAATCGCTCAATGGGTTGGTCCCACCAATGGAAATACCTGA
- the RNF31 gene encoding E3 ubiquitin-protein ligase RNF31 isoform X3, which translates to MPAEEERAFLAAREELASALRRDSGQAFSSEQLRPLLVTSLPPATRYLQLDAARLVRCNAHGEPRNYLNTLSTALNILEKYGRNLLSPQRPRYWRGVKFNNPVFRSTVDAVQGGRDVLRLYGYTEEQPDGLSFPERQKEPDEHQVATVTLDVLLLRTELSLLLQNTHPRQQALEQLLKDKVEDDILQLSEFAPLQREIAPGPLTTPSALGPTPGPCFLCGSAPGTLHCSSCKQTLCPACDLLFHGHPFRAHHLRQTLSGAPQTTRLTPSLPAPAPPRPQSASLLAFGNSSLSPPDPASARLPWHCAACAMLNESWVVLCVACNRPRGCKGLGLGIEGPQGAGALEPELARGRWACQSCTFENEAAAVLCAMCERPRLAQPPSLVVDSREPGVCRQPHQQGDTFLSSAQTPFWYCIHCTFCNSGPGWVCAMCNRTSSPTPVQHAPRPHASSLEERLPEPGLPRRLSAPLPSSCGDPEKQRQDKMREEGLQLVMKIREGEAAGACPEEVFSALQYSGTEVPLQWLRSELPYVLEMVAELAGQQDPGLGAFSCQEARKAWLDRHGNLDEAVQECVRARRRKVQELRSLGFGPEEGSLQALFQHGGDVTRALTELQRQRLEPFHQRLWDSGPETTPSWDGPDKQSLVRRLLAVYALPSWGRAELALSLLQETPRNYELGDVVEAVRHSQDRAFLRRLLAQECAVCGWALPRNRMQALTSCECTICPDCFRQHFTIALKEKHITDMVCPACGRPDLTDDTQLLSYFSTLDIQLRESLEPDAYALFHKKLTEGVLMRDPKFLWCAQCSFGFIYEREQLEATCPQCHQTFCVRCKRQWEEQHRGRSCEDFQNWKRNNDPEYQAQGLAMYLQENGIDCPKCKFSYALARGGCMHFHCTQCRHEFCSGCYNAFYAKNKCPDPNCRVKKSLHGHHPRDCLFYLRDWTALRLQKLLQDNNVMFNTEPPAGARAVPGGHTTKSIL; encoded by the exons ATGCCGGCGGAGGAGGAGCGGGCCTTCCTGGCGGCCCGCGAGGAGCTGGCGAGCGCCCTGAGGAGGGATTCCGGGCAGGCGTTTTCCTCGGAGCAGCTCCGGCCGCTGCTGGTCACCTCTCTGCCGCCAGCAACCCGCTACTTGCAGCTGGACGCCGCACGCCTGGTCCGCTGCAACGCTCACGGAGAG CCCCGAAACTACCTCAACACCCTGTCCACGGCCCTAAACATCCTGGAGAAATACGGCCGCAACCTCCTCAGCCCTCAGCGACCCCGGTACTGGCGCGGGGTCAAGTTTAATAACCCCGTCTTTCGCAGTACGGTGGATGCTGTGCAG GGGGGCCGGGATGTTCTGCGATTGTATGGCTACACAGAGGAGCAGCCAGATGGGCTGAGCTTCCCTGAGAGACAGAAGGAGCCAGATGAGCACCAAGTTGCTACAGTCACACTGGACGTGCTGCTGCTTCGGACAGAGCTCAGCCTACTGTTACAG AATACTCACCCAAGACAGCAAGCACTGGAGCAGCTGCTGAAAGACAAGGTTGAAGATGAT ATACTGCAGCTCTCAGAGTTTGCCCCCCTACAGAGAGAGATTGCTCCTGGCCCCCTCACCACACCCTCTGCCCTAG GCCCCACTCCCGGTCCCTGTTTCCTCTGTGGTTCTGCCCCAGGCACACTGCACTGCTCATCCTGTAAACAGACCTTGTGCCCAGCTTGTGATCTCCTGTTCCACGGGCACCCATTCCGTGCCCATCACCTCCGCCAGACCCTATCTGGGGCCCCCCAGACCACCCGCCTGACCCCCAG CTTACCTGCCCCGGCTCCACCACGGCCTCAGTCAGCCTCCCTGCTGGCCTTCGGAAACAGCTCCCTTTCTCCCCCTGATCCCGCAAGTGCCCGTCTGCCCTGGCACTGTGCTGCCTGTGCCATGTTAAATGAATCTTGGGTAGTGCTCTGTGTGGCCTGCAATCGGCCCCGAGGCTGTAAGGGGCTAGGGCTAGGGATCGAGGGTCCCCAAGGAGCTGGGGCCCTAGAACCTGAGCTTGCACGGGGTCGCTGGGCCTGCCAGAGCTGCACCTTTGAGAATGAGGCGGCGGCTGTGCTATGTGCCATGTGTGAGCGACCTCGGCTGGCTCAGCCTCCTAGCTTGGTGGTGGATTCTCGGGAGCCTGGCGTTTGCAGGCAGCCCCATCAG CAGGGGGatacttttctctcctctgcccagaCTCCATTCTGGTACTGTATTCACTGTACCTTCTGCAACTCGGGCCCTGGCTGGGTGTGTGCTATGTGCAACCGAACCAGCAGCCCCACCCCAGTACAGCACGCCCCCCGGCCCCATGCCAGCTCTTTGGAAGAGCGACTCCCCGAACCAGGGCTTCCACGACGCCTCAGTGCCCCCTTGCCCAGTTCCTGTGGGGACCCTGAGAAGCAGCGCCAAGACAAGATGCGGGAGGAAGGCCTCCAGCTAGTGATGAAGATCCGG gaaggggaagcTGCAGGCGCCTGTCCAGAGGAGGTCTTCTCGGCTCTGCAGTACTCAGGCACCGAGGTGCCTCTGCAGTGGTTGCGCTCAGAGCTGCCCTACGTGCTGGAGATGGTGGCTGAGCTGGCTGGACAGCAGGACCCGGGACTGGGTGCCTTTTCCTGTCAGGAGGCCCGGAAAGCCTGGCTGGATCGTCACGGCAATCTTGATGAAGCTGTGCAGGAGTGTGTGCGGGCCCGGCGAAGGAAG GTGCAGGAGCTCCGGTCCCTGGGTTTTGGGCCTGAGGAGGGGTCTCTCCAAGCGTTGTTCCAGCACGGGGGTGACGTGACACGGGCCCTGACTGAGCTGCAGCGCCAGCGCCTAGAGCCCTTCCATCAGCGCCTCTGGGACAGTGGCCCTGAGACCACCCCTTCCTGGGACGGGCCAGATAAGCAG AGCCTGGTCAGACGGCTTTTGGCGGTCTACGCACTCCCCAGCTGGGGCCGGGCAGAGCTGGCGCTGTCGCTGCTGCAGGAGACACCCAGGAACTATGAGTTGGGGGATGTGGTGGAAGCTGTCAGGCACAGCCAGGACCGGGCCTTCCTCCGCCGCTTGCTTGCCCAAGAATGTGCCGTGTGTGGCTGGGCCCTGCCCCGCAACCGG ATGCAGGCCCTGACCTCCTGTGAGTGCACCATCTGTCCCGACTGCTTCCGTCAGCACTTCACCATCGCCTTGAAAGAGAAGCACATCACAGACATGGTGTGCCCTGCCTGTGGCCGCCCCGACCTCACCGATGACACGCAGTTGCTCAGCTACTTCTCCACCCTTGACATCCAG CTTCGAGAGAGCCTAGAGCCAGATGCCTATGCGCTGTTCCACAAGAAGCTGACTGAGGGTGTGCTCATGCGGGACCCCAAGTTCCTGTGGTGTGCCCAG TGCTCCTTTGGCTTCATATACGAGCGTGAGCAGCTGGAGGCAACTTGTCCCCAGTGTCACCAGACCTTCTGTGTGCGCTGTAAGCGCCAG TGGGAGGAGCAGCACCGAGGCCGGAGCTGCGAGGATTTCCAGAACTGGAAACGCAACAATGACCCAGAATACCAGGCCCAGGGCTTGGCAATGTATCTTCAGGAAAATGGCATTG ATTGCCCCAAGTGCAAGTTCTCGTACGCACTGGCCCGAGGAGGCTGCATGCACTTTCACTGCACCCAGTGCCGCCACGAGTTCTGCAGTGGCTGCTACAATGCCTTTTACGCCAAGAAT AAATGTCCAGACCCTAACTGCCGGGTGAAAAAGTCCCTGCACGGCCACCACCCCCGAGACTGCCTCTTCTACCTGCGGGACTGGACTGCTCTCCGGCTCCAGAAGCTGCTACAG GACAATAACGTCATGTTCAACACAGAGCCCCCAGCGGGCGCCCGGGCGGTCCCTGGAG GGCACACTACAAAGAGTATCTTGTGA
- the PSME2 gene encoding proteasome activator complex subunit 2: protein MAKPCGVRLSGEARKQVDVFRQNLFQEAEEFLYRFLPQKIMYLNQLLQEDSLNVADLTSLRAPLDIPIPDPPPKDDEMETDKQEKKEVPKCGFLPGNEKVLALLALVKPEVWTLKEKCILVITWIQHLIPKIEDGNDFGVAIQEKVLERVNAVKTKVEAFQTTISKYFLERGDAVAKASKETHVMDYRALVHERDEAAYGELRAMVLDLRAFYAELYHIISSNLEKIVNPKGEEKPSMY, encoded by the exons ATGGCCAAGCCTTGTGGGGTGCGCCTGAGCGGGGAAGCCCGCAAACAG GTGGATGTCTTCAGGCAAAATCTTTTCCAGGAG GCTGAGGAATTCCTCTACAGATTTTTGCCACAGAAAATCATGTACCTGAATCAGCTCTTGCAG GAGGATTCCCTCAACGTGGCTGACCTGACCTCTCTCCGGGCCCCACTGGACATCCCCATCCCAGACCCCCCACCCAAGGATGATGAG ATGGAAACAGATaagcaggagaagaaagaag TCCCCAAGTGCGGCTTTCTCCCTGGGAACGAGAAGGTCCTGGCCCTGCTTGCCCTGGTTAAGCCAGAAGTCTGGACtcttaaagaaaaatgcattctG GTGATCACATGGATCCAGCACCTGATCCCCAAGATTGAAGATGGAAATGACTTTGGGGTGGCAATCCAG GAGAAGGTGCTAGAAAGGGTGAATGCGGTCAAGACCAAAGTGGAAGCCTTCCAGACAACCATTTCCAA GTACTTCTTAGAACGCGGGGATGCTGTGGCCAAGGCCTCTAAGGAGACCCATGTA ATGGATTACCGGGCCCTGGTACACGAGCGAGACGAGGCGGCCTATGGGGAGCTCAGGGCCATGGTGCTGGACCTGAGAGCCTTCTAT GCTGAGCTTTATCATATCATCAGCAGCAACCTGGAGAAGATTGTCAACCCCAAGGGTGAAGAGAAACCATCTATGTACTGA
- the RNF31 gene encoding E3 ubiquitin-protein ligase RNF31 isoform X1 codes for MPAEEERAFLAAREELASALRRDSGQAFSSEQLRPLLVTSLPPATRYLQLDAARLVRCNAHGEPRNYLNTLSTALNILEKYGRNLLSPQRPRYWRGVKFNNPVFRSTVDAVQGGRDVLRLYGYTEEQPDGLSFPERQKEPDEHQVATVTLDVLLLRTELSLLLQNTHPRQQALEQLLKDKVEDDILQLSEFAPLQREIAPGPLTTPSALGPTPGPCFLCGSAPGTLHCSSCKQTLCPACDLLFHGHPFRAHHLRQTLSGAPQTTRLTPSLPAPAPPRPQSASLLAFGNSSLSPPDPASARLPWHCAACAMLNESWVVLCVACNRPRGCKGLGLGIEGPQGAGALEPELARGRWACQSCTFENEAAAVLCAMCERPRLAQPPSLVVDSREPGVCRQPHQQGDTFLSSAQTPFWYCIHCTFCNSGPGWVCAMCNRTSSPTPVQHAPRPHASSLEERLPEPGLPRRLSAPLPSSCGDPEKQRQDKMREEGLQLVMKIREGEAAGACPEEVFSALQYSGTEVPLQWLRSELPYVLEMVAELAGQQDPGLGAFSCQEARKAWLDRHGNLDEAVQECVRARRRKVQELRSLGFGPEEGSLQALFQHGGDVTRALTELQRQRLEPFHQRLWDSGPETTPSWDGPDKQSLVRRLLAVYALPSWGRAELALSLLQETPRNYELGDVVEAVRHSQDRAFLRRLLAQECAVCGWALPRNRMQALTSCECTICPDCFRQHFTIALKEKHITDMVCPACGRPDLTDDTQLLSYFSTLDIQLRESLEPDAYALFHKKLTEGVLMRDPKFLWCAQCSFGFIYEREQLEATCPQCHQTFCVRCKRQWEEQHRGRSCEDFQNWKRNNDPEYQAQGLAMYLQENGIDCPKCKFSYALARGGCMHFHCTQCRHEFCSGCYNAFYAKNKCPDPNCRVKKSLHGHHPRDCLFYLRDWTALRLQKLLQDNNVMFNTEPPAGARAVPGGGCRVMEQKEVPNGLRDEACGKETPAGYAGLCQAHYKEYLVSLINAHSLDPATLYEVEELETAAERYLHMRPQPLAGEDTPAYHTRLLQKLMEDVPLGQSIPRRRK; via the exons ATGCCGGCGGAGGAGGAGCGGGCCTTCCTGGCGGCCCGCGAGGAGCTGGCGAGCGCCCTGAGGAGGGATTCCGGGCAGGCGTTTTCCTCGGAGCAGCTCCGGCCGCTGCTGGTCACCTCTCTGCCGCCAGCAACCCGCTACTTGCAGCTGGACGCCGCACGCCTGGTCCGCTGCAACGCTCACGGAGAG CCCCGAAACTACCTCAACACCCTGTCCACGGCCCTAAACATCCTGGAGAAATACGGCCGCAACCTCCTCAGCCCTCAGCGACCCCGGTACTGGCGCGGGGTCAAGTTTAATAACCCCGTCTTTCGCAGTACGGTGGATGCTGTGCAG GGGGGCCGGGATGTTCTGCGATTGTATGGCTACACAGAGGAGCAGCCAGATGGGCTGAGCTTCCCTGAGAGACAGAAGGAGCCAGATGAGCACCAAGTTGCTACAGTCACACTGGACGTGCTGCTGCTTCGGACAGAGCTCAGCCTACTGTTACAG AATACTCACCCAAGACAGCAAGCACTGGAGCAGCTGCTGAAAGACAAGGTTGAAGATGAT ATACTGCAGCTCTCAGAGTTTGCCCCCCTACAGAGAGAGATTGCTCCTGGCCCCCTCACCACACCCTCTGCCCTAG GCCCCACTCCCGGTCCCTGTTTCCTCTGTGGTTCTGCCCCAGGCACACTGCACTGCTCATCCTGTAAACAGACCTTGTGCCCAGCTTGTGATCTCCTGTTCCACGGGCACCCATTCCGTGCCCATCACCTCCGCCAGACCCTATCTGGGGCCCCCCAGACCACCCGCCTGACCCCCAG CTTACCTGCCCCGGCTCCACCACGGCCTCAGTCAGCCTCCCTGCTGGCCTTCGGAAACAGCTCCCTTTCTCCCCCTGATCCCGCAAGTGCCCGTCTGCCCTGGCACTGTGCTGCCTGTGCCATGTTAAATGAATCTTGGGTAGTGCTCTGTGTGGCCTGCAATCGGCCCCGAGGCTGTAAGGGGCTAGGGCTAGGGATCGAGGGTCCCCAAGGAGCTGGGGCCCTAGAACCTGAGCTTGCACGGGGTCGCTGGGCCTGCCAGAGCTGCACCTTTGAGAATGAGGCGGCGGCTGTGCTATGTGCCATGTGTGAGCGACCTCGGCTGGCTCAGCCTCCTAGCTTGGTGGTGGATTCTCGGGAGCCTGGCGTTTGCAGGCAGCCCCATCAG CAGGGGGatacttttctctcctctgcccagaCTCCATTCTGGTACTGTATTCACTGTACCTTCTGCAACTCGGGCCCTGGCTGGGTGTGTGCTATGTGCAACCGAACCAGCAGCCCCACCCCAGTACAGCACGCCCCCCGGCCCCATGCCAGCTCTTTGGAAGAGCGACTCCCCGAACCAGGGCTTCCACGACGCCTCAGTGCCCCCTTGCCCAGTTCCTGTGGGGACCCTGAGAAGCAGCGCCAAGACAAGATGCGGGAGGAAGGCCTCCAGCTAGTGATGAAGATCCGG gaaggggaagcTGCAGGCGCCTGTCCAGAGGAGGTCTTCTCGGCTCTGCAGTACTCAGGCACCGAGGTGCCTCTGCAGTGGTTGCGCTCAGAGCTGCCCTACGTGCTGGAGATGGTGGCTGAGCTGGCTGGACAGCAGGACCCGGGACTGGGTGCCTTTTCCTGTCAGGAGGCCCGGAAAGCCTGGCTGGATCGTCACGGCAATCTTGATGAAGCTGTGCAGGAGTGTGTGCGGGCCCGGCGAAGGAAG GTGCAGGAGCTCCGGTCCCTGGGTTTTGGGCCTGAGGAGGGGTCTCTCCAAGCGTTGTTCCAGCACGGGGGTGACGTGACACGGGCCCTGACTGAGCTGCAGCGCCAGCGCCTAGAGCCCTTCCATCAGCGCCTCTGGGACAGTGGCCCTGAGACCACCCCTTCCTGGGACGGGCCAGATAAGCAG AGCCTGGTCAGACGGCTTTTGGCGGTCTACGCACTCCCCAGCTGGGGCCGGGCAGAGCTGGCGCTGTCGCTGCTGCAGGAGACACCCAGGAACTATGAGTTGGGGGATGTGGTGGAAGCTGTCAGGCACAGCCAGGACCGGGCCTTCCTCCGCCGCTTGCTTGCCCAAGAATGTGCCGTGTGTGGCTGGGCCCTGCCCCGCAACCGG ATGCAGGCCCTGACCTCCTGTGAGTGCACCATCTGTCCCGACTGCTTCCGTCAGCACTTCACCATCGCCTTGAAAGAGAAGCACATCACAGACATGGTGTGCCCTGCCTGTGGCCGCCCCGACCTCACCGATGACACGCAGTTGCTCAGCTACTTCTCCACCCTTGACATCCAG CTTCGAGAGAGCCTAGAGCCAGATGCCTATGCGCTGTTCCACAAGAAGCTGACTGAGGGTGTGCTCATGCGGGACCCCAAGTTCCTGTGGTGTGCCCAG TGCTCCTTTGGCTTCATATACGAGCGTGAGCAGCTGGAGGCAACTTGTCCCCAGTGTCACCAGACCTTCTGTGTGCGCTGTAAGCGCCAG TGGGAGGAGCAGCACCGAGGCCGGAGCTGCGAGGATTTCCAGAACTGGAAACGCAACAATGACCCAGAATACCAGGCCCAGGGCTTGGCAATGTATCTTCAGGAAAATGGCATTG ATTGCCCCAAGTGCAAGTTCTCGTACGCACTGGCCCGAGGAGGCTGCATGCACTTTCACTGCACCCAGTGCCGCCACGAGTTCTGCAGTGGCTGCTACAATGCCTTTTACGCCAAGAAT AAATGTCCAGACCCTAACTGCCGGGTGAAAAAGTCCCTGCACGGCCACCACCCCCGAGACTGCCTCTTCTACCTGCGGGACTGGACTGCTCTCCGGCTCCAGAAGCTGCTACAG GACAATAACGTCATGTTCAACACAGAGCCCCCAGCGGGCGCCCGGGCGGTCCCTGGAG GTGGCTGCCGAGTGATGGAGCAGAAGGAGGTTCCCAATGGGCTCCGGGACGAAGCTTGTGGCAAGGAGACGCCCGCTGGCTATGCCGGCCTCTGCCA GGCACACTACAAAGAGTATCTTGTGAGCCTCATCAATGCCCACTCGCTGGACCCAGCCACCCTGTATgaggtggaggagctggagaCGGCTGCCGAGCGCTACCTGCACATGCGCCCCCAGCCGCTGGCTGGGGAGGACACCCCCGCCTACCACACCCGCTTGTTACAG aAGCTGATGGAAGACGTGC